The following are from one region of the Thermodesulforhabdaceae bacterium genome:
- a CDS encoding flagellin: MGLRINTNIEAINVHRNLLLTNKNLADSMKRLSSGYRVNSAKDDASGFAVANKFRADIASLKVARQNASEAQSMLQIADGAYSKIYDILVRMKELATQAASDQTVQTQLTSEFMNLQSEITRIAQSTKYNTTVLISGGDIATDGLTFQIGQTNGAEFQLNIRLATADADALGVEDISIETAASAREAMDAIDSAITSINQYMSQIGANQNRLQYTMENLEISIENFSASESTIRDVDMAEEATRFTKFMILQQSGIAMLAQANMAPQRLVQLLG; the protein is encoded by the coding sequence ATGGGACTCAGAATTAACACAAACATAGAAGCAATAAATGTACACAGAAACCTTTTGCTAACTAACAAAAACCTTGCTGACTCTATGAAGAGACTTTCTTCCGGCTATAGAGTCAACTCTGCCAAGGATGATGCATCTGGTTTTGCTGTTGCTAACAAATTCAGAGCTGACATTGCATCACTTAAGGTAGCCCGCCAGAACGCATCGGAAGCACAATCAATGCTTCAAATAGCAGATGGAGCTTACAGCAAAATTTACGACATTTTGGTCAGGATGAAAGAACTTGCCACTCAGGCAGCTTCTGATCAAACTGTCCAGACGCAGCTTACATCTGAATTTATGAACCTTCAGTCTGAAATTACTCGTATTGCTCAATCTACTAAGTATAATACCACTGTTCTTATTAGCGGTGGAGACATTGCTACGGATGGTCTTACCTTCCAGATCGGTCAGACAAATGGTGCTGAATTTCAATTGAACATCAGACTAGCTACTGCTGACGCTGATGCTCTAGGAGTTGAGGACATTTCAATTGAAACCGCTGCCAGTGCAAGAGAAGCTATGGATGCCATTGACAGCGCAATTACCAGCATCAACCAGTATATGAGCCAGATCGGAGCCAATCAGAACAGACTGCAATACACGATGGAAAACCTTGAAATCAGCATTGAAAACTTCTCTGCATCCGAATCGACCATAAGAGATGTGGATATGGCAGAGGAAGCTACAAGGTTCACTAAATTCATGATTCTCCAGCAATCCGGTATTGCAATGCTTGCTCAAGCCAATATGGCTCCTCAGCGACTGGTCCAACTTCTGGGCTAA
- a CDS encoding glycosyltransferase: MGDKKLSLCMIVKNEAHQLGELLNQVKDAVDEIIIVDTGSEDNTVEIANRYTPFVFSFPWKDDFALARNFALEHAHGDYFLWLDADDRLPEDSVKKLSLLKKYFDRKTFFLFILEDIKNQKVNSCFYQIRCAPLRKDIRFRHRVHEELLSSLTEAGCKGATTDIVIRHYGYTDPVILKRKMKRNLELLLKDFDFRRHSADYILLLAISYLYFERHDEALSVLKDYIEQHSFNTVNRVALGEIYQMLGHIESLRNNKAEALRWFVRAEAIGELGKAELYRLGCFYETLGEFKRALRSFQLSLDAPYSIRPVPTIPDPPKWEVNLRITGILLGLGKYEEAKNFFKEATNDLSKDRAFDWLMWHLIALEQYSTSEKVIGELGHDRKIPEDKHQFYKGITSLFSGNIEEAMKNLHASLRKDRENKHCKRGLALGYLLNGSYHRALGLYKELVLSGVLEYDVIIGGLFCSIMKNGQNIEIFEKTFRRFEQPEETNFQDYQIKMSWEKTRLLNNLIVALEQAKKEGRPETLPFIRLILKIIKKAF; this comes from the coding sequence ATGGGCGATAAAAAACTATCGCTCTGCATGATTGTAAAAAATGAAGCTCATCAACTGGGAGAACTCCTAAACCAGGTAAAAGATGCAGTAGATGAAATTATCATTGTAGATACTGGTTCGGAAGATAACACTGTGGAAATTGCTAATCGTTATACCCCCTTTGTATTTTCGTTCCCGTGGAAGGATGATTTTGCTCTTGCTAGAAACTTTGCTCTAGAGCATGCTCACGGGGATTACTTTCTGTGGTTGGATGCCGACGATCGTTTGCCCGAAGATAGTGTCAAAAAACTTTCATTACTGAAAAAATACTTTGACAGAAAAACCTTTTTTCTGTTCATCCTTGAAGATATCAAAAACCAAAAGGTCAATTCCTGTTTTTATCAAATAAGATGTGCACCTTTGAGAAAGGATATTCGGTTTCGACATAGAGTCCATGAAGAACTCCTATCATCTCTAACAGAAGCTGGTTGTAAAGGGGCTACCACTGATATTGTTATACGCCACTACGGTTATACTGATCCAGTTATTCTTAAGAGAAAGATGAAAAGAAATCTTGAACTTCTACTAAAAGACTTTGATTTTAGGCGTCACAGTGCGGACTATATCCTGCTGCTTGCTATTTCCTATCTTTACTTTGAAAGACACGACGAAGCATTATCTGTGCTGAAGGACTATATCGAACAACATTCCTTTAATACTGTAAATAGGGTCGCTTTAGGCGAGATTTATCAAATGCTTGGACACATAGAATCCCTGAGAAACAACAAAGCAGAAGCTCTACGCTGGTTTGTAAGAGCAGAAGCGATTGGAGAGTTGGGGAAAGCGGAGCTATACAGACTGGGGTGTTTTTATGAAACTCTCGGAGAGTTTAAACGAGCTTTGCGATCCTTCCAGCTTTCTCTTGACGCACCATATTCGATCCGCCCTGTTCCAACCATCCCGGATCCTCCCAAATGGGAAGTTAACCTCAGAATAACGGGGATTTTGCTGGGGTTAGGTAAATATGAAGAAGCTAAAAACTTTTTCAAAGAGGCAACAAATGATCTATCGAAGGATAGAGCTTTCGACTGGTTAATGTGGCATCTTATAGCCCTGGAACAATATTCAACTTCCGAAAAAGTTATTGGTGAGCTGGGCCATGATAGGAAAATACCAGAAGACAAGCATCAATTCTATAAGGGCATCACGTCTCTTTTTTCGGGAAACATAGAAGAAGCTATGAAAAATCTACATGCCAGCCTTAGAAAAGACAGAGAGAACAAACATTGCAAACGAGGATTAGCTCTGGGGTATCTTCTAAACGGATCCTACCATAGAGCCCTGGGACTCTATAAAGAGTTGGTTTTAAGTGGTGTCTTAGAGTATGACGTAATCATTGGGGGGCTTTTCTGCAGTATTATGAAAAATGGGCAGAACATAGAAATTTTCGAAAAAACCTTTAGAAGATTTGAACAACCCGAAGAGACAAACTTCCAAGATTATCAGATTAAAATGTCATGGGAGAAAACCAGATTGTTGAACAATCTGATTGTTGCCTTAGAACAGGCAAAAAAAGAAGGACGACCCGAAACTCTTCCATTTATAAGGCTTATTCTGAAAATTATAAAAAAAGCCTTTTAG